CTCTTCGTGGGGACAGTCGAACCGCGCAAGAACTTGGGGACACTCCTCGACGCATGGCGGATCGTGAAGAAACACAGGCCTGATTGGGCGTTCAAACTCCTGATTGCCGGCGGCCATGGCTGGAACTGCGAACCCGCAGAGGCGCAGGCGGGAAAGCGGGGGGTCGCGGATGACGTCATCACAATCGATTACGTGACGCACGAGGATCTGCCCGCGCTCTACCGCGCGGCGGAGGCGCTTGTCTTCCCATCATTCTATGAGGGATTCGGCCTGCCGCCGCTCGAGGCGATGGCCAGCGGCACGCCCGTGATCGCCTCAACGGCGCCCGCGATCCCCGAGGTCGTGGGTGATGCCGCCCTCATGTGTGATCCCCACGACCCAGAGGGCATTGCCCGGGCCATCGTGCAGATCCAGGATGACCGGCAGCTCAGGGATTCGCTGGTGGCACGCGGCTTCGAGCGAATTAAACTGTTCGGCTGGCGGAAGACGGCGGAGGAGACGCTGGCCCTTTACAGAAAACTGCTGCAAAGAGAAATCCCAAATCCTCCCTCGACCCCGAAGGGGGTCTCGGGACGAGAACCCCTGCGGGGCAAATCCCAAATCCCAAAATAGTGTTATCAGTGGTGATTGGATTTGTTCGGTACAGGTATGGATGATAAAGATATGTATTGATGCACGATGGATCGGAGAGAAGATCGCGGGGATCGGCCGCTACACGGTCTACCTCCTAAAGTACCTCTCCGAGATGGACAGCGAGAACAGCTACCTCGTCCTCTTCCAGGACGAAGCCGTCCGCGACAGCGTGTGCGGAGAACTCCGGTTGGGAGCCCGAACCAACTGGCGAATTCTCACGCTGCCCTATGGAATATTTTCTATCCGCGGCCAGCTCTCGCTGCCCCGCCTCCTCAGGAAGGAGGGGGTTGATCTGTTCCACTCGACCAACTTCATGGCACCCCTGATGCGCGGGAGGGCTAAGCTCGTGACCACCGTCCACGACATCATACCCCTCAAGTTTCCCGAGTACGCCCCCCGCTCGAAGAAGACACGCCTCTTCCCGGTTTATCGGGCTCTGATGAAACGCCTTGTCGCAGTTTCCGATCTCATCATCGCCGACTCGGAACACTCACGGCGCGATATCATCGAAGTCCTCGGCACCCCGGCGGACAAGGTGCGCCGGGTATATCTTGGCGTGGATCCGAAGTACCGGCCCCTCCCTTCCGCCGTCAAAGCGGAGGTGAAACAGCGGCTCGGGGTCAGGGACAGGCTCGCGCTCTTTGCGGGAAGGGCCGACCCGTACAAGAACCTCATCAGCCTCGTCAGGGCGGCCGAGGCGGTCAATGCGAACGGGAAGATCCACTGCACCATCGTTGTCGCGGGCGAGAAGGACAGCCGCTACCCGGAGGTCGATAATTACATCAACCGAGCGGGGATCCACAACGAGGTGCGCTTCATTGGGAGCCTTGATGAGGACGAGCTCATCCCCCTCTATAACGCCGCGGATGTGCTCGTGCTCCCCTCGTTCTACGAGGGGTTCGGCCTCCCCCCCCTCGAGGCGATGGCCTGCGGCACACCGGTCATCTGCTCAAACCGCGCATCGCTCCCCGAGGTGGTTGGCGACGCGGGGATACTCGTGGAGCCAACCGATGTCCGCGCGATCGCCAGCGCCATGGAACACGTCTTCACCGACGGGGCGCTCCGCGCCAGGATGTCCGCCGCGGGCCTCGAGCGGGCAAAGCTGTTCCCGTGGAAGAAGACGGCCGAGGAAACGCTCAAACTCTACAAAGAACTGCACAGCTTGAACCATAGATGAACACAGATAGACACAGATAAAATATGATATGAAACAGGATGGACGCAGATGAACGCAGATGAACAGTTGTTTCTCCCTCACCCCCACCTAACCTCCCCCCTCGGAGGGGGAGGAATCTTTAATATGTATTCCCACAAAATGGAAGACACCCATTTTTATCAGGTGTATCTGCGTGCATCCTGTTTCAAAAACGTTGAATCCGTGTATATCAGTGTTCATCCGTGGTTAAAATAGGTTAGTGCTATGCGAGTGGCATTGATTCACGACTGGCTGAACGGCATGCGCGGGGGGGAAAAGATCCTCGAGGTGCTCTGCGAGCTCTTTCCGGACGCCGTCGTGCACACGCTGCTATGCGATCGCTCCAGGCTCTCGCCGACAATAGCGCGGATGGAGATACGAACCTCCCTCCTCCAGCACCTCCCTTTCCGGCGGACGGGGTACAGGTATTACCTCCCCCTCTTCCCCTGGCTGATAGAGCGGTTCGACCTCAGCGAATTTGATCTCGTCTTCTCGACAAGCCACTGCGTCGCCAAAGGCGCTCGCCCGCCGAGGAGCGGCATCAGCATATGCTACTGCCTGACCCCCATGCGCTACGTCTGGTACTTCGGCGAGGAGTACTTCGGCCACTGGGGGTGGCGGCGTCTGCTGCTCACGCCGGCATTCACCTGCCTCAGGCGATGGGATGTTGCCTCGGCACCGAGAGTGGGGCGGTGGCTGGCGATATCCGAACATGTTGCCGCCCGCATCAAAAAGATTTATAATACGAGCGCGGATGTCTTGTATCCTCCCGTTGACACGCGTTTCTTCACGCCGGGAGGGGAGGTGGGAAGCTACTACCTCATCGTTTCCGCGCTGGTCCCCTACAAGAGGCTCGACATCGCCATCCGGGCGTTCAATCAGCTCCGGCTCCCCCTCCTGATCATCGGTGAAGGGCCGCAGCGGAAGAGGCTGGAAGCGATGGCGGGGCCACAGGTTGAGTTCCTTGGCTGGCGCACAGACGAAGAAGTGAGGGAGCACTACCGGAGCTGCCGGGCGCTCATTTTCCCCGGCGAGGAGGACTTCGGCATCACGCCGCTCGAAGCGCAGGCCTGCGGGAAACCGGTCATTGCGTACGGGAAGGGAGGCGCGTTGGAGACGGTGAGGGACGGCGAGACCGGCCTCTTCTTCACCGAGCAGGATCCGGGCGCGCTCGCCGAGGCCGTCCGGAAGGCTGCACTGATGACATTTGACGCACATCTGCTGAGGGCACATGCAATGCGATTCGACCGGGCGCGGTTTAAAGAAAGACTCAGGGGCTATATAGAAAAAGCCGGCAGGGATTTCACGTGCGAGACGGGCGCCGGGAGACGGGACTGATCGTATGGCCACGAGAAGTCACACCGCGGAGATTGCAGCCACGATCAGGGTAGCAGTGGACACCGTGATGCTCAATGCGGCGTTCTGCACGGCGTACTGGGTGCGCTTCTATTCTCCGCTCACCGGGTTCGTCCCCATCTCCAAGGGAATCCCCCCCTTCGGCTTCTACCTCACGGCATTCCCCGTTGCCACCATCGTCTTCTTGTACATGTTCAAGCTTTCCGGCTCATACGCGAAGCGCTGGCGCTACGACGCCATGAACGAATTTTTCCTCGTGAGCAAGGGGATGGTGGCGGGAATGGTCGCGCTCATGGCGCTCACCTTTCTACTGCCATCAACGCACAGCGAAGCGGGACTTAAATACTCACGCATCACCTTCGTCCTGCTCGTCCCCTTCGTAGAGTGCTACCTCCTGCTGGGACGGCTTCTCGCAAATGGCATAGAGAAACATCTCTACCGGAAATCCACGGGGAAGAGAAAAATCCTGATTATCGGGACGAGAGAGACCGCCGCACGAATTGCGCGCCACGTCCGGCGGAATCCAAACCTGGAGTGCGAGATCGTGGGCTATCTGCAGTGCCCCGGGGAGAAGAGCTCTTCATCCAGAATCATCCAGCCTGTCCTCGGCAGCGTGCTGGATTTCGATGCCGTGCTCAGCCGCTACAGCATCGACGAAGTCATTCTCACCAACCCGAGCCTCGACCACGAAAAAGTTCTGGAAATCGTCATGGCCTGCGAGAAGAACCTCGTGGGCTTCAGGCACGTGCCCGATATGTTCGAGATCCTCACGAAACAGGTTGACGTGGTCAGCTTTGACGGCGTCCCCCTCTTCGGCATTCACCGCATCCCGCTCCACTACCCGTGGAACCGCTTCCTCAAGCGCGTGTTCGACGTGGCCGGATCGGCCATCGGCCTCATCCTCTCCTCTCCCGTTATCGCTCTCTCGGCCATCGCGATAAAGCTCGACTCAAAGGGACCGATTTTTTACCGGCAGGAGCGATACGGGGAGGACGGCAGGCGATTCTCCATCTACAAGCTCCGCACCATGGTCGAGAACGCGGAGAGGGAAACAGGACCGGTCTGGGCGCGCGCCGACGACCCGAGGTGCACGCGCGTCGGCTCGTTTTTGCGGAGGTCCAACTTCGATGAGCTGCCTCAGCTCTATAACGTCCTGCGCGGTGACATGAGCCTCGTCGGCCCCCGGCCCGAGCGCCCGCACTTCGTGCATCGCTTCACGGAAGACATCCCGCGCTACATGACGCGCCACTTCGTGAAATCGGGGCTCACGGGATGGGCGCAGGTGAACGGCCTCCGCGGGGACACCTCAATACGGGCGCGCCTCCGCTACGACATGTATTATCTGGAGAACTGGTCGATCCTCTTTGACCTCAAGATCATTGTCATGACGATTTTCGCCCGCAGGAACGCGTATTGAGGCGCACCCCTCACACCAGGGGGAACTCCACGCTGTGGAGGCGGTCGTCGCCAATGGACTGCCTGAGGCAGTCAATCGTCTGGTCGAGGCGCTGCTGAAGATCCCCCCGCACCTCCAGCTTGTCCCCGCTGAACCCCTCCCACGCCTGCCTGATGCGCCGCTCAATGTCCAACTGGAATTCATCGTTGAGGAAATCCGGCATTCGCTCCGCATGCTCCAGCTCGAGGTGTGGGTCGAGCTGCTCCTCTACGCCGTGCACGGCGAACTCTCCCCCGCATCACTTGCCGCCTGGCTCATCCAGAGCGGCCTTCAGGCCCGCCTGCAACTCCAACTCCAGAAGTACCTCTGGCCCGGGCAGCACCGAGGGGTGTAGCGGGGCCACGTCGATAGTTAAATATGTCTATTGTTCAATAATTTAACTATTTGACATTTGACATATCTCCGTATATACTCTTCCCGGTACCCTATGATGGAGAACTATAGATGAAGAGACAGCAGGAAATCCTCAAGCTTCTGCGCCAGGTGCATATGCGTTTCGCAAAGTTCTACTCGAAGAAGATCGCGAGCCGCCGGGTAACCCCGCCTCAGTACATGATGCTGATGATTCTGCTCGAGGAGGGTGCCCAGAAGATGCACGATCTCGCCGACTTCCTCCAGGTCTCGACACCGGCGGTCACGAACCTCGTGGACAAGCTCGAGGCCTCGGGGTACGCCACGCGCTCGCCGCACCCCACCGATAGGCGCGCCCACGTGATCGCGCTCACGCCGGCCGGCACGCGTTTTATCACGGCGCTGCGCGATGACGGGCTTGCGCTCCTCAAGGACACCATCGGCACCATGTCCGCCTCGGACCAGGAGGTGGTGCGGCGGTTCTATCAAAACCTTCGCGCACGCCTCGACGCGGCGCTCGAACGGCCGGGGAAAAGCACGCAATGAAACCGGTTCCTGCGATGGCGCTCGCCGCACTCATCCTTGCCGCCAGCACGGCCCCCGGCGAGGAGTCCCCGGGGGCAGACCCTACCCCCTCGGTGACGCGGGAGGCGTTCATGAAGTCGGCCGCCCAGCGGAAGATACTCCGCATAGGCCTGGTTGACATCATCATGTACGCGCTCAAGAAAAACTCGGAGATCAAGATCGCACGCATCGAGCCAAAGATCAAGGCCGACGATATACGCATCGCGAAGTCGGAGTTTGAGCCGACGCTGAAGGCTGACTACCTCCTCCACGACGTCACCGAGGAGAGCTCGAGCGTCTTCTACCCGGGGGAGCAGAAGAGCAGGGATATGACGTTCGACGCGGGGATTTCCGGGAAGCTCATCACCGGCACCAAATACCGCTTCGATTTTCTCAATGACCGGCAGAGGAACAACTCAGACATCACGGACATGAACCCCTATTTCACGAGCGAGCCCCTGGTCACCATCACCCAGCCGCTCCTGAGGGGCTTCGGCATCACCGTGAACCGCGCCGACATCATCATCGCCCGCAACAACACGCGCCAGTCCGAGGAGATGTTCAAGGCGGCGGCGATGGACGCCATCAGCCAGGCAAAGACCGCCTACTATAACTACGCCTACGCGATCGAGGCCTACGGGATCGCCGAGCGGTTCCTGCAAAGCGCCAGGGAGCTCTTCGAGATCAACAAGGCCCGTTACGCCAAGGGCCTCGCGAGCTCAGTGGACATGCTGGAGGCGGAGGCGGCGGTCGCGGAACGCGAGAAGCTGCTCCTCGACGCCGAATACGGTCTCAAGACCTCAGAGGACAAGTTGAAGTTTGTCACCAACCTGGTGGACGACCCCGAGGTCTGGAACGCGACGATCGAGCTCATCGAGAAGCCCGTGTTCTCCGTCCGGCCGGTGGACCTCGTGCAGTCCGTCATGGATGCCTTCGAGTACCGGCCTGAGTACCGGGCCAAGAAGCTGGAGGCCAAGAACAAGGACATCAACATCGTGGTGAAGAAAAACGCGCTCTTCCCCACGCTCGACGCCGTGGCCAGTTTCGGGATCAACGGGCTCGGCGACCAGTACGGCAGGGCGCTCCAGAGCATCCACTGGGGCTACCAGGACTGGAGCGTCGGGGGCACATTGAACGTCCCATGGGGAATGGGAGACCGGGGCCGCTACGACCAGAGCAAACTGGAGAAGGCCCGCGTGATCCTCGAGATCGAGAGGATGGAGCAGCGCATCATCCTCGACGTGCGGGACAGGGTGCGGGAGGTCGATATACAGTTCCGCCAGGAGAACGCCGCCAGGGTCGCCAGGGACAAGGAGGCGGAGAACTACGCCGCGCAGAAGGAGCGCCTCGCGGCGGGGCAGGTCAGCACGCACGATATGCTCGATTACCAGTATAAGTACTCGAAGGCAGAACTTGACCACAGCCAGGCGATCATCAACTACAATACGGCTCTTATCAACCTTGACAAGGAAGTAGGCCTCACGCTGGTCAGGAACAATGTGAAGCTGGAGGAATGATAATGCGTCAGTACATAACGCTGTCGATCGTGATCCTCGCCGCCGCCCTCGCCGTTCCCGGCTGCGGGAAAAAGGCCGAGGAGAAGAAGGAGGTCATCCCGATCCGGGCGATGCGCGTCGAGCCCCGAACGGTCTCCCGGACCCTCGACTACGCCAGCAACATCGAGGCGTGGGACAAGGCCGAGGTCTTCCCCAAGGTAGGAGGCAAGATCCTCGAGAAGCTCAAGGAGGACGGGGCCCCCATCGCGAAGGGGGAGACCATCGCCTACATCGACCGCGACGAGGTCGGCTTCAAGTTCGAGAAGGCACCCGTGGAGAGCCCCCTCACCGGCATCATAGGGCGGGTTTACGTGGACAAGGGGACGAACGTCACCACTCAGACCGCGGTGGCCCTCGTGGTGGATATCGACCGGGTCAAGGTGCATCTCGATGTTCCCGAGAAGTACCTTCCCCAGCTCTTGCTGGGGCAGAAGGCGCGGGTAGGCGTCGAGGCGTACCCCGGCGAGGTCTTCACGGGCACGGTGACGCGCATCAGCCCGATCGTCGAGACCGAGACGCGCACGGCCCCTATCGAGATATCGATCGACAACCCCGGCCACCGCCTGAAGCCGGGCATGTTCGCGAGCATCAACCTTGTCCTCGAGGAAAAGAAAAATGTTCCCGCCGTTATGAAGGAGGCGATCATGGGGCGTAAGCCCTCCACGTATGTCTTCGTCGTGAACGGCGGCGTCGCCCGCATGAGGGACGTCACGCTCGGCATAGGCGAGAACGACCGCATCGAGGTGCTCAAGGGCCTGACGGCGGGGGACCTGGTCGCCGTCATGGGACAGGAACGCCTCCGCGACGGGGCGGCCGTCAGCGTGGAAGTGGACAAAGGTAGTCGATAGTCCGAACGGAGTGAGGACATGAGCTTACCCGAATTCGGCGTACGCAAGCCGGTCACGAACCTGATGATCTTCTCGGGGATCATCGTGATCGCCCTCTACTCCCTGATGAACCTCGGCGTCGACCTGATGCCCGAGATCGAGCCGCCCGCCATCACTGTCATCTCCACCTATTCCGGCGCCAACCCCGAGGACGTCGAAACGAAGGTGACGGAGCCTCTCGAAAACCAGCTCGCGACCACGCCGGGGCTCGACAAGATCTTCGCGCGCTGCCTCGAGGGCCTCTCCCTCATTACCCTGAAGTTCAACTGGGGGACCAACCTCGATGAGGCCTCCAACGACATTCGCGACCGGATCGACCGCGCCAAGAAATACCTCCCCGACATTCCCGACGAGATGGACGAGCCGTCCATCTTCAAATTCAACACCGCGATGATCCCCATCCTCTTCATCGGATTCAGCGCCGACCGCTCCTACCCGGACCTCTACGACATCATCGACAAGCGGATCGTGGACGAGCTGAAGCAGATCCCCGGCGTCGGAACCCTCACCCTCCAGGGGGGCCTCCAGCGGCAGATCAACATCTGGATCGACCGGAAGCGGCTCGAGGCATATGGCTTCTCCATCCTCGATATCGAAGACATTCTCAAGAAGGAGAACTTTACCCAGCCGGCCGGGAGCGTCAAGTACGGCCTCACCGACTACCTGGTGCGGGTCCCGGGCGAGTTCGCGACGCCCGCGGAGATCAACAGCGTCATCCTCGGGCAGCGGAAGGGAAACCTGATCTACCTGAAGGACGTCGCGCGCGTCGAGGACAGCTACAAGGAGGTGACGAGCGACGTCCAAATTAACCGCAACCCCGGGCTGATGATGATGATTCAGAAGCAGATCGGCTCGAACAGCGTCCAGGTCAGCGAGAAGGTCAAGAAGCGGCTCGCGGCGCTGATGGGGAACCTTCCCGCCGATGTGCGGATGACCATAATCATGGACACCTCGCACGATATCATCAACTCCCTCAACTCCCTGAAAAGCACCGTCTGGCAGGGCGGGTTTTTCGTCATCCTGGTCGTCTGGTTCTTCCTGCGACGGTTCATCCCAAGTCTCATCATCGCCCTCACCATCCCGTTTTCGCTCCTCATCGCCTTCATCTACCTGTTCCTGAGCGGGCGCACGATCAACATCGTGAGCCTCTCCTCCCTCACCATCGCCATCGGCATGGTGGTGGACAACGCCATTGTCATCGTGGATAACGTCTACCGCCACATGGAGCGCGGGCGGCGCCCGCGGGAGGCCGCCATCTTCGGGACCAGCGAGATGTTCCTCTCCGTGGCCGCCTCGACCGCCACCACGGTCGTGGTCTTCCTCCCGATGCTCTTCATCTCGGGGATCGTCGGCATCTGGTTCGGCGAACTCGCCATCACGATCACGGTGACGCTCACCGCCTCGCTCTTCACCGCGGTGACGTTCAGCCCGATGCTCTGCTCAAAGATGATGAAGGTCGCAGGACGTAAGACGAAAGACGATTCGATGGAGGCACCCCCGCTCCCCAACGCCTCACGCCCCGGCTTCTTCTCCCGGTTCTACGAAATCTCCGAGCGCTGGTTCACCTCGTGGGAAAGCGGCTATGCGAAGGCCCTCGCATGGTGTCTCGCGCGCCGTAAATTCGCGCTCGGCGGCTTCACGGCGATGTTCCTCGGCAGCCTCCTCCTCATCCCGTTCGTAGGCTACGAGTTCGCCCCCGAGGACGACCAGGGCGATATCCGCGCGACGCTCCAGCTCCCCCTCGGCACGCGCATCGAGGAGACGGAGAAGGTGGGGCACCGCGTGGAGGATCTCTTCTACCGGCAGGTCCCTGAGCTCCGTTCCATCTTCGTCCGGAGCGGTTTGAGTTCCGACATCGGGGCGGTCTTCGGCGACGTCTCGGGCTCCCACGTCATCTCGGTGGGGGTGAAGTGCGTGCCGAAGACCGAGCGGAAGCGCCCCATCAAGGAGATCGCCAACGCCGTCCGCGCGGAGGTGGAGAAGATCCCGGGGATCGTGAAGACGAACTTCACCATCGGCAACCCGATCGGGCGCGCCATCTCCGGCACGGGTGGCAAGGAGGTCCAGGTCGAGGTGATCGGCCACTCGTTCGCGGACACCGGCGCCGTCGCGGAACAGATCAAGGCGGTCATGGAGAAGGTGCCCGGGGCGGTGGACGTCAGCATCTCCCGCGAGCTCAAGCGGCCCGAACTCCGCATCGAGGTAAACCGCGAGAAGGCTGCCGCCCTGGGTCTCAACATGCGCACGATCGCCGACACCATCAAGACCTACATCGAGGGCTCGTCCGCCACGCGGTACCGTGAGTCGGGCGACACTTACGACATCTATGTCCGTCTGGACGAGGCCTCCCGCTCGAAGAGGGAGGACATCGAGGGCCTCGTCGTCGTCTCTCCGTTCACGCAGAAACAGATCAAGCTCGCGAGCATTGCGCGGATCTACGAGACGGTTGGCCCCATGGAGATCGAGAGGAAGAACCGCGAGCGGGTCCTTCGGGTGGAGTGCAACACCTTCAACCGCTCCACGGGGAAGGTGAGCGACGACATCATGGCGGGGATGAAAAAGATCGCCCTCCCCGCGGGCGTCACCCTCAACTTCGGCGGCCAGGCGGAGGAGCAGTCCGAGGCGTTCCTGAGCCTGACCTATCTCCTCATCCTTGGTACCCTCCTCGTCTACATGGTCATGGCGGCTCAGTTCGAGTCGCTGCTCGACCCGTTCGTCATCATGTTCGCCATACCGTTCACCTTCACCGGCGCCATCCTTGCCTTCGTGCTGACCGGCACGACCCTGAACGTCATGTCGTTCCTGGCACTGGTCATGCTCATGGGGATCGTTGTGAATAATGCGATTGTGCTCGTGAGTTACATCATCATCCTCCGCGCGCGGGGGCACTCGATGGTCGAGGCGATCACAATGGCGGGGAAGGACCGCCTCCGCCCCGTCCTCGCGACCACCATTACCACGCTCGTGGGTCTTCTCCCGCTCGCGATATCCAGGGGGGAGGGTTCGGAGACATGGCAGCCGCTCGGCATCACGATGATCGGCGGGCTCAGCGTCTCGACCCTCATCACGATGCTCTTCGTTCCGACGTTGTACGCGGTGTTCGAGACGCACCTTAAGAAGCGCGATGAAAAGAAGAAGAGAAAGGCCTGTCCGGTCTCCGTGACGGGGGAGGATGCCACCCGATGAAAATGGTGATGATCTGCTACAACGAGGCGATTGACGACGAGGTGATGGAGCTCCTCGATGCGTGTGCCCTCGCGAACTACACGAAGGTCATGGGGGTCTTCGGGAAGGGGACGGGCTCGGGCACGCACCTCGGCAACGACATCTGGCCAGGCAGAAATAACGTCCTCTACGTGGCGTGCGACGACGCGGCGGCGGAGCGGCTCCTCCAGGGAGTGAGGGGGCTGCGGTCAGAGTACCGGGAAGAGGGGATCAAGGCGTTCTGCTGGAACCTTGAAGAGATGACGTAATAATAGTCCATGGTCGACAGTCGATGGTCCATAGTCACTTCAAAGTACTGTGGACTGGTTTCTTCCTTCCGCCTCAGCGCAATACGCTCTGTTTAAAGAAGTTACAAAATCTCTCGCCGGTTCGAACCAATTATTGCCCCCAGTAGCAAAATTCCTTAAGTTTTCCTGTAATTCCCTCTTTTCGTTAATAAAACTTTCCTTTTCCTTTTGATATTCCTCAAGAGTAATTGTGCCCTCGAGGTAAATACCTATCAGCTTGTTGCAGAAGATGCTGGAAGACCGGGGACAGAAGCTGGAATGGAACGAGGTGCTTCGCGATCTTGAGCGCTTGCAGGAAGCCGAGACGGTGTTTTCCGGGCGGCGATTCGTCCTGCGAAGTCAGCTGAAGGGCTGCGCCGGCGCGGTACTGCAGGCTGTGGGAGTAGCGGTCCCGCCGACGATACGGGAACTATAGCGCGCGATCTTAGGAAATCAAAATGTAGTGCCAAAGACTTTTTGTGTCTCTGTAACTCGTTCGTAATGAACATACTCGTGTTTTGAACTGTAGAAGATGGGTTTAACTGGAATGCCACACACACTCCGTCCAGGCTATTCTGTATTC
The Candidatus Auribacterota bacterium genome window above contains:
- a CDS encoding efflux RND transporter permease subunit — translated: MSLPEFGVRKPVTNLMIFSGIIVIALYSLMNLGVDLMPEIEPPAITVISTYSGANPEDVETKVTEPLENQLATTPGLDKIFARCLEGLSLITLKFNWGTNLDEASNDIRDRIDRAKKYLPDIPDEMDEPSIFKFNTAMIPILFIGFSADRSYPDLYDIIDKRIVDELKQIPGVGTLTLQGGLQRQINIWIDRKRLEAYGFSILDIEDILKKENFTQPAGSVKYGLTDYLVRVPGEFATPAEINSVILGQRKGNLIYLKDVARVEDSYKEVTSDVQINRNPGLMMMIQKQIGSNSVQVSEKVKKRLAALMGNLPADVRMTIIMDTSHDIINSLNSLKSTVWQGGFFVILVVWFFLRRFIPSLIIALTIPFSLLIAFIYLFLSGRTINIVSLSSLTIAIGMVVDNAIVIVDNVYRHMERGRRPREAAIFGTSEMFLSVAASTATTVVVFLPMLFISGIVGIWFGELAITITVTLTASLFTAVTFSPMLCSKMMKVAGRKTKDDSMEAPPLPNASRPGFFSRFYEISERWFTSWESGYAKALAWCLARRKFALGGFTAMFLGSLLLIPFVGYEFAPEDDQGDIRATLQLPLGTRIEETEKVGHRVEDLFYRQVPELRSIFVRSGLSSDIGAVFGDVSGSHVISVGVKCVPKTERKRPIKEIANAVRAEVEKIPGIVKTNFTIGNPIGRAISGTGGKEVQVEVIGHSFADTGAVAEQIKAVMEKVPGAVDVSISRELKRPELRIEVNREKAAALGLNMRTIADTIKTYIEGSSATRYRESGDTYDIYVRLDEASRSKREDIEGLVVVSPFTQKQIKLASIARIYETVGPMEIERKNRERVLRVECNTFNRSTGKVSDDIMAGMKKIALPAGVTLNFGGQAEEQSEAFLSLTYLLILGTLLVYMVMAAQFESLLDPFVIMFAIPFTFTGAILAFVLTGTTLNVMSFLALVMLMGIVVNNAIVLVSYIIILRARGHSMVEAITMAGKDRLRPVLATTITTLVGLLPLAISRGEGSETWQPLGITMIGGLSVSTLITMLFVPTLYAVFETHLKKRDEKKKRKACPVSVTGEDATR